In Betta splendens chromosome 1, fBetSpl5.4, whole genome shotgun sequence, the genomic stretch ACAGTCTGTTactctcatacagtatgtttgaaaaaaataaaatcttaaaAGGAAAGCCTTCTCTCTGATATTTTATGCTTGAGAAAAATGACAGCAGGCAGCACTTTCACAGTTTGAAACCATTTTTGAATACAAGGCTTTTGTTgcaattttgttttgttaaactgaCAGTGTAATTTACTGTTCTCTACATTCATGAGACCACAAAATACATGAAAATAACACAAATGGAATTAAAATGGTTATATATGTCAAGCATATCAGTAAGTGCTACCAACAAAAATACTAATGCTCTAAATTgaacaaatgtattcttgtgCTATAGAAATTCCCTCATGGAATTAATAGGACATTGCATTTTCCAAAACACTGGAGATGCAGGACAAAGACTTGTAAAAGTATGAGTTCATTAACCAGCCACAAATGCAAGATGCAATTTTGCTTTGTTGCACTCACATGTGACATGCAGGAAGAGTGTTGTGGTCTCATAACCCAGTGGGTTTTCCGCAAGGGCGGTGACACGGAAGATTCCTGCAGATTTATACACATGCTTGATCCCTTCCTCAGTCCAGCTCAGGTTGGAGTACGACACCGCTGTGCCATCCCCAAAGTCCAGTTGGATGTTGGTCCGCAAAGAGTCGCcctgaaacacagcacaaaTGAAGCCTTAAAGCATGGACATAATtttcactaacacacacataattTTCAGATGCTGTGCTGTGATGGGGCTGTCTGTTAGAACTGTTGTAACAATGAATTCCTATAGCAATTATATTATTAGCAAGGTACAAATGGAAagatgctgcagaggaagtattGGACTGTGACATCACACCAGAGTCTTAGACTAGTTACTAGATAGTTTTAGCAAGTAACTTTTGTTTTCTACAAATGTGCAGGCTCTGCGAATTCAGCTCTGGCCTGAGGCTGCAATGTCTTCAGGACTCCCGTCTCAGAAGGTCTGGGGCTATGAGGCATGCAACAGAATCAACTTTGATTCAAATAGTTTCAGTAAAAGTTTTGCTATTTAGTTATAGAAAAGAATAGAGCCGATTGATTTTTGTGCTGGACTCAAGGCTCCTTTTTCCTGCATGATGGTCAGCCCAAGCGGGTCTGGAAAAAcctgttttgtgaaaaaaaaaaaaagttttttggaAAATTGTAAACCGACATTATGCCTGAAAATATTGTATCATATGAACCCATGTATGACGACTTGCAgaagatgaataaaaacatcaagttTGTAGAAGGTCTACCCAGTTTGTTTGACGATGAAGAGATGATCCCTAGAGATTTAAATAATCAGCTAATAATTTTGGATGATGTAAAGTTTGATGTGCACAACAATCCATAGGTTGTTAAAATATTTACCCAATATCGTTACCATCACAATTTTTCTTTCATGTTTCTGACCcagaatatttttttaaaaaggtgaaTACAGTAGAACTCTAAACCTAAATTCAACACAACCTTTTTAAAAACCCGCGTGATAAACTTCAAACGTCTGTGCTGGCCCAGCAGATTTTTCCCAGtcacaaagattattttatGGAGAGATATGACGATGCAACAAAGACGGCTTACAGCTACTTAATGGTGGATTTGACATCTCACTGCTCAGAGTGCtatgtcaaaataatttctccataatggtATCTTCAACTGCAGCCTATGTTTTGCTGTGTTTgcctgtaattaagtgccaatgtgggaacagtgaatgcctacagaggcatggtgtgacggCAACTGTCGCTGTAAAGATATTGCATGTGACAtggtatttaaaataaaattttcgATCAACTTTACCTTAAgtcgcctgaaccagttgccaaacctactgtcatgtaaggttgatgatccaggactggagccagtatgtttgaatgtgtattGATTACAGAACAcaattaatatactgtacaatatatcagacaaactatggacaattacacatgcatgtaaTAATTTTtggaacattttactatttacagattaatcacatCATAATCACTGTACACTGCACTTGTGGATGCggacagtgtttcctgagggacaaggtacctatgttggacttagatcacctgtgaaatacctaaattactGTTTTCGTTGCAATACCTAAATAAAAGGTAAactattataaaacatttgtctgttttacctcataaaaaatagttcagtgaaccAGCAGTAGTCAAAgcaaactttattgtcaaccaatgcaccagcactataacgCAACGCacaagttaccttcacagtgcAGATCACggaatgaatgggtaggattcatagttatgttgcaagcatagtttctggagtggaacaggtacagtcatgggtaGTTGGCTGAGGGTTgtgtgaggatctttgttgtgcttATCACATTTTGGAAGACATTTTGATCGGAAGCAGATGGAGGATgtagctgttttccttgacaccactctagaaggtatagagaatagaatagtagattaatgaaatgtccagtatttcctatgtatctcacaacctccacaaatgtaaacaatatatagaggtagttagatcagttgtaattgtcacggcgctctaggtagcggacccacacgcacagcggagacaaggctcagtgaacaacagggtttattcgagctcgtggtcaggcaggcaagggtcagtacacaaagacggcgggtttcagtacaggcaaggatctggcaaacggtggtcaaaagacaggcttcggttggacttacggcaaggcggtatcacaggtgaggcggaaAGCAgggtcaggaaaacaggatcggtaacgaGACAACATGTGAGTTAACGCTGGATTGCTagcaaggacacaaaagacaatctggcaaggtgctgggcttagaggtggtgcttaaatactaaatggtgatgactaaatgacagacaggtgagtagattagaaccgggagcaaggctgactgaaactaacaatgactgcgacaggaagtggtgacaaaataaaacctgaaatgagtaattacagtgactaaatgatctagactgtgacagacccccccccccccgtctagggcggattcccagacgtcccacagaaaaccaaaaagaggaaaacacaactaaacatgaTGGGTGACGGGCTAGAACAACACATATTGATCAAGGCACAAGAACTGAGTGGCAGGGaacagaacaaagtccatgaggtgagtccatgacAAGAACATACAAAGTCCCGAAAcctcctcaaggagggtggatgcGCGGAGAGTCTCGGCcgcgcagccgccaggccgagacggcacatcttgtgcccgagggcaaggctggagtcctaggaggccggcgtcggaacatgccgcctccagtggccaaacgcaTGCGCCGGTGCTTTCCAGACTGGGGGTGCTCCAGGAAActgagaagacgcggcggtcggcaatGGCAGAGACCGCGCCGTCGCCggggcaggaaacagcgacctcccggtaggtggtcgcctccggaaccggccagccgaggtggccgacgacgcagaagacagcgccatccctgccaccggattcgccaaggacctggccctccgtcgggcaggtgaggcgtgagccggcgggaagccgggaacggcgacggggacagacgtggagacgaggctgggaccagagacgaggacagacgtggaggcgaggctgggaccagagacgaggacagacgtggaggcgaggctgggaccagagacgaggacagacgtggagacgaggacagacgtggagacgaggctgggaccagagacgaggacagacgtggagacgaggctgggacctgagacgaggacagacgtggagacatggccggagccgggccaccaggaaccgaggaccgacgtggagacgaggctgggaccagaggcgaagacagacgtggagacgtggccggagccggaccaccaggaactgatgcagacgtggccggcaccgggcctccaggagcggagacagacgtgtccgggaccggaccaccaggagctgaggcgagcgtgtccgggaccggaccaccagaagctgaggcgaacgtgtccgggaccggaccaccaggagctgaggcgaacgtgtccgggaccggaccaccaggagcagagacgagcgtggccggggccggaccaccaggagcagagacgagcgtggccgggaccggaccaccaggagctgagacgagcgtggccgggaccggaccaccaggagctgagacgagcgtggccgggaccggaccgcccggagcagagacgagcgtggccgggaccggaccaccaggagctgagacgagcgtggccgggaccggaccgcccggagctgaggcagatgcgaTCGGTGCCAGATCAACCGGGATCGCTGCAAATGTGGCCggcgctggaccaccaggagctgcacctgcacacattggcttaaaaaacacagggaccaggagcggaccgaccacctcctccgggggGATGGCagaagacagagctggaccgacctcctccggaaggtcggcaggagacagagctggaccgacctcctccggaaggtcggcaggagacggagctggaccgacctcctccgggaggtcggcaggagacggagctggaccgacctcctccgggaggtcggcaggagacagagctggaccgacctcctccgggaggccggcAGGGGCTGCAACAGGTGCTGCGGCGGGAGCGAACCCcacctggggatcgtcgggaactgcggcctccgaggagccgacagtggcaggaactagaactgcggcccccgaggagccgacagtggcaagaactagaactgcggcctcctccgaggagccgacagtggcaggaactagaacggcgtcctcctcagaggagccgacagggactggaacgacctctacttggccgtcagggactggaacgacctctacttggccgacagggactggaacgacctctacttggccgacagggactggaacgacccctacatggccgacagggactggaacgacctctacatggccgacagggactggaacggccgcaacatggccgacagggacaggaacggcctcaacatggccgacagggactggaacggccgcaacatggccgacagggacaggaacggcctcaacatggccgacaggaacaggaacggcctcaacatggccgacaggaacaggaacggcctcaacatggccgacaggaacaggaacggcctcaatatggccgacaggaacaggaactgaggcctggtgtggctggccaggggtgcctgctagctggcgtaaagatggagcttgaacttggcgtggcggagccgaggcttgagcttgagcaggctgagctgaggcttgagcttgagcaggctgagctgaggcttgagctgctgcaggctgggctgaggcttgagctgctgcaggctgggctgaggcttgagctgctgcaggctgagctgaggcttgagcttggcatgactgaggtgaggcgtgagctgaggcttgagcttggcatggctgaggtgaggcgtgagctggagctggagcttggcatggctgaggtgaggctagggcgggagttgctgcagccagtgatgcagccagggacgctggggccagtgatgcagccagggacgctggggccagtgatgcagccagggacgctggggccagcgatgcagccagagacgctggggccagtgatgcagccagagacgctggggccagggatgcagccagagatgctggggccaggggtgcaggcttagacgccggagcgggtgcaggctctgatgcaggaaagggtgcaggctctgatgccggaacgggtgcaggctctgatgcaggaacgggtgcaggctctgatgcaggaacgggtgcaggctctgacgggggttcaatgaaacccagggctgaagcaggagccggGACCACGGTACGGACTGGATGGGACTGGGGAACTATGACGGTAGCGTGGGCATGGACTTGGGccgatgagctggtgtctggaacgggagctggatctgcctgagcggcgtctggagcagggactggatctgcctgagtggcaacaggggagtgagcttgactcgactgagccgcgacaggaacgtgagctgggttcgactgagcagcgacaggaacgtgagcttggttcgactgagtagcgacaggaacgtgagcttggttcgactgagcagtgacaggaacgtgagcttggttcgactgagtagcgacaggaacgtgagctgggttcgactgagcagtgacaggaacgtgagctgggttcgactgagcagcgacaggaacgtgagcttggttcgactgagcagcgacaggaacgtgagcttggcttgactgaacgatgacaggaacgtgagcttggcttgactgagcgacgacgggagcgctttccggtgcagcaggaacagctgatgagacgctcgcgggcgccgcgcgcagagcgcgggCCAAATCCTtccgcactgcctggagcctctcaaaaagcgtctgcacctccgggtagtcaagccaccagaattcctcctccaggatagcaataGCTTGCTTTATGACGCGGAGCCgcaccttcagactgggggcttccgcgtaattcctcgcgagctccccgaagcaccagcggaggtcctccggcagcctcgcgcaggaaaacaccatcgcgactcggcgttgtccaagtacacaataacaaaaaatcccttgcagaccttaaacagatgcaagacgccggctgggtccgagtctggccagattgtactgtcacggcgctctaggtagcggacccacacgcacagcggagacaaggctcagtgaacaacagggtttattcgagctcgtggtcaggcaggcaagggtcggtacacaaagacggcgggtttcagtacaggcaaggatctggcaaacggtggtcaaaagacaggcttcggttggacttacggcaaggcggtatcacaggtgaggcggaaAGCAgggtcaggaaaacaggattGGTAACGAGACAACATGTGAGTTAACGCTGGATTGCTagcaaggacacaaaagacaatctggcaaggtgctgggcttagaggtggtgcttaaatactaaatggtgatgactaaatgacagacaggtgagtagattagaaccgggagcaaggctgactgaaactaacaatgactgcgacaggaagtggtgacaaaataaaaccggaaatgagtaattacagtgactaaatgatctagactgtgacaaatggtgtttggagcaaacacgttttaaaTTTAGCTTTTATAGGGCTGGTTTGTTATATCTtggcatggcattaatgacctcctttgtGTCAGGTTGCttaaattctgctcagagggacagggatgttcacaaggtcctccatataacgacgtgggtccagcaggactttattgaagatggtctccatcacatttttcacataatctgcaccataacacagAACTACAAATTACCCATGagcagactaaaatatcaaaataagttgaccaactgcatacagagtaaatatatagacaataatatagatctgattatgaatactacaacttctgaaatgtgaaatcccaaatctctgtcaaataaaactgcctattggccaacaaattatcatacgGCTGTTAAACAGACATACCTTTGTTACTGAGGTGAGCAACCTTGTTCTACAAGGTaccgtgtgtccacagcctgtaGAGGTGTGTTACTTTTGAGAAGCAACATCCTTGCATTTTGGTAGCTTGGATGCGCCAGTCTGTATTAAAAAAActatgtcacatttacagctacagtagctgactgGATAAGCAACACGTGTGAGAAGACAGCAAGACagcatacatgttagactttaacagaacttgccataacccaaattcacaggtctacttgggctacgacgtacacacgacaggctcggtagtaattagaaacacagctgactctcacaacttactaatGCAGCCAAACTCAAGATGTACTGAAAGTTATGTGGAGGGCTAGtggctaacgctgcgctaccatcgcgctagcagctaacagGGCGCTAGCAggtaaaatgtgagctgagtgaatgacctcagtaccatatatcacacgattcaaactggacgaatgctggagaggcttggaatCATCCAAATTgtgtggcagcaccttgcaacactgccTCTTTCTGtcgctgttagcatcaactgttctagccattagcattccttacacaggagggaagctagattataaacaaagaaacctcTGGAGCACATACATCAaacaagtatcaagcatgtacttacgtttggggaagcagcaagtggaccacgtcttgtaggaacagagccgttcttcaacctcaagcccagtaaaaaaaaaatataccctcgttttcaaagcagtGGGAGGTGAAATGATGTCCACACAGAACAAGCGTTTATTTAGGCAGCGGTgccggcaccggtccatttacaagAAAATGAATAGATAAatttctcctttctttctctgctggtaaaatgaaaaggctgcagtgctggttggaacaaccaacaacggtGCACTTTCTGAACCCCAATGGCCACATTTCAGTTcatgtcacagtgagtgacttcttttttgacttttaaatggcgggtagCAACCAACTGAACTATGCTACAGTGCACAGcgagtgactgaaacgcaatgttgcaggtacatttaggggtccagatTTGTCTGGGCATGGccaaagctggttctgtgagtggttaaAAGACTGCAGATGTACACAGTCCAGGAAATTTGAAACCGATAGTTCTTAAACTGGATTGGATAAACTCACAAAATGTGAGTGTAAATCTGAgtgcacttctaacacaccaggggtgtcttaacatgaaccagggagtcatataaatgtaccaacATGTCCAAActgtgaattttgcatgtgcagggatcTTTAATAGttggaaaaatatgaaaaagtcTGCTAGTCGATGCAGGACTAGTTAAGTGCAGAAAAGTGTTCAGAAAAACGATAATATTAATATACTATAccaactagaaaaagcatttccagaagATCGGCACAGTGAATGATTCCATGCGGTATGTATTGCTGAACAACTGTTGCATTTATAACATAGCTGAAAGCAGTCAAAGCATGTgaagcatagatgaatgtatctgaagagaattaggagttgtttaaacagcttCTTCTGCTATAGTtgcagaaaaagctgaagcagtttgatttcagattgaggaaacttgaaaaaaatttgctgaaattgaacaACTGCTGATaatgaaggaagtgtgtaaaggtttgcttaattttatGAAATATACTTAATGTATTAAGCAGCTAAATAGCTGAATAAATAGTTTTACAGATGAAAGCAGTTGCAAAGGAAGTAGAGAAAAGTTGGGACATTTTAAAGGAAACCTCTGCAAATAATTGCTAAAGAGTAGAACAGTCTTATtagttaataataaatgaccAGTAAGAAGCAGAAATAGTGCCATTGAAGCTAAAGATTTTGATTGGTGATTTTTAAAAGAATTTGAattttgaggaagtgtgtgtgggaaattactaaactatgaatttatatatttaaccACTCAAATCCAGACACATTGCTGTAAAGGTTAAAGTTAAAAGTTTTACATTTATGATTTGAAATTAGAGAAGGTGTATTTGGAGAAGGTCTGGGCatttgctaaactgtaaaatagtcttaatactctaattagcagtcattatcCAGCCAGAGGtataaaaatgactaataaagctaaaacagtaaaatagtcttattatctagtaataataaactagttgaaagTAAAGGTGTTGCTATTTTCAGCTATTTCAGTCTTCATAAGTAGTGAAGCAGATTTCTACCCCTGCTTAACAgacttgttacagcaaaaccataagggttattacaaaaacaacttaactttatgaatcccaaggcttcaatgagcatgTGGTGTAAGTCTTATGtttagagtgaaaattgtggccacggTCGGGTTTACCAATGCCTGTCTTTCTGTGATTCTCCGCAGAAGTCAGCAAAACATTTGTATTGCAGTGTATAGGAGAAATTATGGAACTCTTTGCACTACAGCTACAGACtaatagaaaagctgaaaattcctcaaaaaccaccctacccctaaactgctataactcagaaactATTTAAGATATTTAAAAGCTGAACAAGAGATTAGTAGTcaaatagttgaagattattttgtagtttaaatggtgtccgTAGCTTAGAGTatgtagtagtattagtagtgAAGTAGTTAAAGATAAAAAAAGTCTAAAGTTAGACAAAGctaaagaggatttgaaaatggttttccatttaTTTCAATGGGAGAATTTTGCTCTCcttaaaatttgttttttgatAGTTCAATTGTACCTGTAACTGAAATACGCGGGAATAGTTAATTACTGAAAAACGTATGGAAGAACAAAAATGACCATCAGGCCATTCCAATACAGTGGATGCTGTAAGCATCactaatatatattataatatctTCTCTGCAGGAAGTTTAAAGTGGGCCGTTGGTAATAACTAAAATTGGATGAAAATccaaatgtatcaaaaaaaGTAGCGGTCCCGTTCTTTTCAAGCGTCAGAGCCAGCCAGTGTTCACCAGGCAAGTGTCGGgtgtgtgtttacaataaagtagGCAGGTCCATAACTTGTTAAGGCAACTCATGTACTTTAGCTGAACCCTGTtaattttctctctcttcaaTAGTAATGAACCAAAATGTTGCGCTTTGCATCAATTTCAAGAATCAAACAGGCGTAAACAATAAGCGTCATAGTCTGACGTAAAGGAAGCCTGAATCTAAGCCTTAGAGAGCCTGATTTGACAGGGTACAGCCCCCTCTTTACCAGGTGCTAAATTGATGGCAACCAAAGTGTAGCCACCCttaaatcagaatcagaaggagctttattgccaggtcctgtagagtgcactttacagaactaggaacttgtcttggtgttggcacacCCAGGCAGCCATCTGCGGCGCCACGTCCCCGCTGACAGTGGAAtcaagttgcagtacaaaacaatacagtacagaaacacacgcatacacacagtacaagtggagaccttgctggatttttttcttgtgtacatcaggacagatagataagttcggactgtaatgtgtgtgtgtgtgtgtgtgcgtgggggggggggggtgtatctgcatctgCAACAATGCCACTTTataaagccagggtgatgggagaaGCTTGGTGGCTAGACTAAGCCAACGAGCGGAGGagagaatcctagcagccagggagcccacacagaaccccccaggaagagttacagcagccacagagacagcacccaaggtcagagtgggccaccgtgggtcaacgctgtccgccccatgagaaccaggggcaaacactccccccacgGTCCTTAGGGAGCCCGTTGGGAGATGCCCCtgtgcccagagtggggcccacccccagtcctcCACCCCCACATGAGCGGAGTgcggcctaccccatcggcccgaccatatcccctggcaccacatcgggcccgcagcacaaggccagcaattggtgggggtcagcagaaaagagaccacccaggcagcggatctacgtaccccgggcggaaaacgggacccccaacaaaccaaccgcaccacacgcatacactctcacacagacacagacacagacacacacacacacacacacacacacacacacacacacacacacacacacacacacgtacattaacacacactaccacagactctctcacaacaaaccaGTCAAACATATGTGAACCCATGCACACTCAGGCACTCTTCCCCAGGCCCCAGTGTAAGAGCCCACCCCcagccctaaatgtatgtggctaagtatgaggaactttgagAGATCGC encodes the following:
- the sorcs3a gene encoding calphotin isoform X1 yields the protein MVFSCARLPEDLRWCFGELARNYAEAPSLKVRLRVIKQAIAILEEEFWWLDYPEVQTLFERLQAVRKDLARALRAAPASVSSAVPAAPESAPVVAQSSQAHVPVIVQSSQAHVPVAAQSNQAHVPVAAQSNPAHVPVTAQSNPAHVPVATQSNQAHVPVTAQSNQAHVPVATQSNQAHVPVAAQSNPAHVPVAAQSSQAHSPVATQADPVPAPDAAQADPAPVPDTSSSAQVHAHATVIVPQSHPVRTVVPAPASALGFIEPPSEPAPVPASEPAPVPASEPAPVPASEPAPFPASEPAPAPASKPAPLAPASLAASLAPASLAASLAPASLAASLAPASLAASLAPASLAASLAPASLAASLAAATPALASPQPCQAPAPAHASPQPCQAQASAHASPQSCQAQASAQPAAAQASAQPAAAQASAQPAAAQASAQPAQAQASAQPAQAQASAPPRQVQAPSLRQLAGTPGQPHQASVPVPVGHIEAVPVPVGHVEAVPVPVGHVEAVPVPVGHVEAVPVPVGHVAAVPVPVGHVEAVPVPVGHVAAVPVPVGHVEVVPVPVGHVGVVPVPVGQVEVVPVPVGQVEVVPVPDGQVEVVPVPVGSSEEDAVLVPATVGSSEEAAVLVLATVGSSGAAVLVPATVGSSEAAVPDDPQVGFAPAAAPVAAPAGLPEEVGPALSPADLPEEVGPAPSPADLPEEVGPAPSPADLPEEVGPALSPADLPEEVGPALSSAIPPEEVVGPLLVPVFFKPMCAGAAPGGPAPATFAAIPVDLAPIASASAPGGPVPATLVSAPGGPVPATLVSAPGGPVPATLVSAPGGPVPATLVSAPGGPVPATLVSAPGGPAPATLVSAPGGPVPDTFASAPGGPVPDTFASASGGPVPDTLASAPGGPVPDTSVSAPGGPVPATSASVPGGPAPATSPRLSSPLVPASSPRRSSVPGGPAPAMSPRLSSSQGDSLRTNIQLDFGDGTAVSYSNLSWTEEGIKHVYKSAGIFRVTALAENPLGYETTTLFLHVTCPLEHVQLVAPFVVIKNKEVNITAVVLPSHTRTVTYFWWLGNNSEPVITLDGSISYTFSSEGMHTLTVQVAAANTILQDTKTIAVKEFFKSLLLSFSPNLEEFNPDIPEWRRDVGRVIKKALLQVSDFPEEQLLVAVFPGIPTAAELFLLPSKNQSTSKKKSEDELEQVSDIIVSALNQNLVEFELKPGVRVIVYNTQLTLAPLVDSNPRHSSSAMLMLLSVVFLGLAVFLIYKFKRKIPWINVYAEVNQEKEQEMIGSVGQGDSTPKITLSEFSTSKELMDKELEARVKRGVGNACESTREIPNCTSV
- the sorcs3a gene encoding calphotin isoform X2; its protein translation is MVFSCARLPEDLRWCFGELARNYAEAPSLKVRLRVIKQAIAILEEEFWWLDYPEVQTLFERLQAVRKDLARALRAAPASVSSAVPAAPESAPVVAQSSQAHVPVIVQSSQAHVPVAAQSNQAHVPVAAQSNPAHVPVTAQSNPAHVPVATQSNQAHVPVTAQSNQAHVPVATQSNQAHVPVAAQSNPAHVPVAAQSSQAHSPVATQADPVPAPDAAQADPAPVPDTSSSAQVHAHATVIVPQSHPVRTVVPAPASALGFIEPPSEPAPVPASEPAPVPASEPAPVPASEPAPFPASEPAPAPASKPAPLAPASLAASLAPASLAASLAPASLAASLAPASLAASLAPASLAASLAPASLAASLAAATPALASPQPCQAPAPAHASPQPCQAQASAHASPQSCQAQASAQPAAAQASAQPAAAQASAQPAAAQASAQPAQAQASAQPAQAQASAPPRQVQAPSLRQLAGTPGQPHQASVPVPVGHIEAVPVPVGHVEAVPVPVGHVEAVPVPVGHVEAVPVPVGHVAAVPVPVGHVEAVPVPVGHVAAVPVPVGHVEVVPVPVGHVGVVPVPVGQVEVVPVPVGQVEVVPVPDGQVEVVPVPVGSSEEDAVLVPATVGSSEEAAVLVLATVGSSGAAVLVPATVGSSEAAVPDDPQVGFAPAAAPVAAPAGLPEEVGPALSPADLPEEVGPAPSPADLPEEVGPAPSPADLPEEVGPALSPADLPEEVGPALSSAIPPEEVVGPLLVPVFFKPMCAGAAPGGPAPATFAAIPVDLAPIASASAPGGPVPATLVSAPGGPVPATLVSAPGGPVPATLVSAPGGPVPATLVSAPGGPVPATLVSAPGGPAPATLVSAPGGPVPDTFASAPGGPVPDTFASASGGPVPDTLASAPGGPVPDTSVSAPGGPVPATSASVPGGPAPATSPRLSSPLVPASSPRRSSVPGGPAPAMSPRLSSSQGDSLRTNIQLDFGDGTAVSYSNLSWTEEGIKHVYKSAGIFRVTALAENPLGYETTTLFLHVTCPLEHVQLVAPFVVIKNKEVNITAVVLPSHTRTVTYFWWLGNNSEPVITLDGSISYTFSSEGMHTLTVQVAAANTILQDTKTIAVKEFFKSLLLSFSPNLEEFNPDIPEWRRDVGRVIKKALLQDPICTAGGANRLWCRRQLDGRRFGRADGHSYSNSSIPSGDGGTGWPPIVESHTDPVRMTFADGHSEKITFLVVESSDHSVVLGHTWLRRHNPTLNWRSGEVRE
- the sorcs3a gene encoding calphotin isoform X4 — encoded protein: MVFSCARLPEDLRWCFGELARNYAEAPSLKVRLRVIKQAIAILEEEFWWLDYPEVQTLFERLQAVRKDLARALRAAPASVSSAVPAAPESAPVVAQSSQAHVPVIVQSSQAHVPVAAQSNQAHVPVAAQSNPAHVPVTAQSNPAHVPVATQSNQAHVPVTAQSNQAHVPVATQSNQAHVPVAAQSNPAHVPVAAQSSQAHSPVATQADPVPAPDAAQADPAPVPDTSSSAQVHAHATVIVPQSHPVRTVVPAPASALGFIEPPSEPAPVPASEPAPVPASEPAPVPASEPAPFPASEPAPAPASKPAPLAPASLAASLAPASLAASLAPASLAASLAPASLAASLAPASLAASLAPASLAASLAAATPALASPQPCQAPAPAHASPQPCQAQASAHASPQSCQAQASAQPAAAQASAQPAAAQASAQPAAAQASAQPAQAQASAQPAQAQASAPPRQVQAPSLRQLAGTPGQPHQASVPVPVGHIEAVPVPVGHVEAVPVPVGHVEAVPVPVGHVEAVPVPVGHVAAVPVPVGHVEAVPVPVGHVAAVPVPVGHVEVVPVPVGHVGVVPVPVGQVEVVPVPVGQVEVVPVPDGQVEVVPVPVGSSEEDAVLVPATVGSSEEAAVLVLATVGSSGAAVLVPATVGSSEAAVPDDPQVGFAPAAAPVAAPAGLPEEVGPALSPADLPEEVGPAPSPADLPEEVGPAPSPADLPEEVGPALSPADLPEEVGPALSSAIPPEEVVGPLLVPVFFKPMCAGAAPGGPAPATFAAIPVDLAPIASASAPGGPVPATLVSAPGGPVPATLVSAPGGPVPATLVSAPGGPVPATLVSAPGGPVPATLVSAPGGPAPATLVSAPGGPVPDTFASAPGGPVPDTFASASGGPVPDTLASAPGGPVPDTSVSAPGGPVPATSASVPGGPAPATSPRLSSPLVPASSPRRSSVPGGPAPAMSPRLSSSQGDSLRTNIQLDFGDGTAVSYSNLSWTEEGIKHVYKSAGIFRVTALAENPLGYETTTLFLHVTCPLEHVQLVAPFVVIKNKEVNITAVVLPSHTRTVTYFWWLGNNSEPVITLDGSISYTFSSEGMHTLTVQVAAANTILQDTKTIAVKEFFKSLLLSFSPNLEEFNPDIPEWRRDVGRVIKKALLQDPICTAGGANRLWCRRQLDGRRFGRADGHSYSNSSIPSGDGGTGWPPIVESHTDPDTPG